In one Hemitrygon akajei chromosome 3, sHemAka1.3, whole genome shotgun sequence genomic region, the following are encoded:
- the capn10 gene encoding calpain-10 isoform X2: MIISDMEIPKRSQFEDVDFPATSKSLFSSHSTPIARFSEKITWLRPQVIPPGQDSWIQSGCLKCRFWKFGQWVEVIIDDRLPCIDRRLCFSRCRSEEVFWLPLLEKAYAKLHGCYEMLWAGQVGEALVDVTGSLADRWTLKSYRNNSENSDHVNFSAKSKFKLMKDLKDKSFISCSVHESTKGSNERAEFHAFTVTDVKQVVGLEGDCINLLRIRNMWDRRCWNGSWQEGGDGWNKVDVAVAAQLMSLAEEGEFWVEEQEFLREFDEVTIGYPINTDGHILSLLTGKILCHTLQISGDWVKGQSAGGCRNNSSFYSNPKFWLRILDPGEIVITILQKKLDSSNKAGKTPRVRDAPVHCPDNERLAADALQRKCYRAIGLHIWKVEKKRFNLQKTVAKPPTISTECHTYDREVKLHCDLTPGYYLVIPSTFMKDEEGEFLLRAFSTSKVSLSAMKTAHPLTKLVGSAEGEWEMIHFTDSWIQGKSAGGSRNFQTYSTNPHLPFSILSNTGTGNVRITLCQENFDGQFLPIGFHVYQVHNSKNVNQASCQLVEPVVTCVPHRYTQEVTQLCTLMEGNYVIIPSTYLPDSEAQFTVTVEIKIDRRPFQCQENLGQMINEVSYTSVMQR; encoded by the exons gTGATACCCCCAGGCCAGGATTCATGGATACAATCAGGATGTTTAAAATGTAGATTTTGGAAGTTTGGGCAATGGGTTGAAGTTATAATAGACGATCGGTTGCCGTGTATCGATCGCAGGCTCTGTTTTTCTCGTTGTCGCTCTGAAGAGGTGTTTTGGTTACCATTATTGGAAAAAGCATATGCCAA ACTCCATGGTTGCTATGAAATGCTCTGGGCTGGACAAGTTGGTGAAGCTCTGGTGGACGTCACAGGAAGCCTGGCTGATAGATGGACTCTAAAGAGTTATAGAAATAACAGTGAGAACAGTGATCACGTCAACTTCTCAGCAAAATCAAAATTCAAGTTGATGAAGGATTTGAAAGATAAAAGCTTTATAAGTTGCTCTGTTCACGAATCCACCAAAG GATCCAATGAACGTGCAGAATTTCATGCCTTCACTGTTACTGATGTGAAGCAAGTTGTCGGACTCGAAGGTGATTGCATCAATTTGCTAAGGATAAGAAACATGTGGGATAGAAGATGTTGGAATGGCTCCTGGCAGGAAGG GGGTGATGGTTGGAACAAAGTTGATGTAGCTGTGGCTGCACAGCTGATGTCTTTGGCAGAAGAGGGAGAGTTCTgggtggaggagcaagagtttTTACGGGAGTTTGATGAGGTGACCATTGGTTATCCAATAAATACGGATGGACATATCCTCAGTCTTTTAACAG GTAAAATTTTGTGCCATACACTACAAATATCAGGAGACTGGGTGAAAGGCCAATCAGCTGGTGGTTGCCGTAACAACAGCAGTTTCTATAGTAATCCTAAGTTCTGGCTGCGAATTCTAGATCCAGGGGAAATAGTCATCACAATTTTACAAAAAAAGCTCGATTCAAGCAATAAAGCTGGCAAGACACCTCGGGTTCGGGACGCTCCCGTGCATTGTCCTGATAACGAAAGGCTTGCTGCAGATGCCCTCCAACGGAAATGTTACCGTGCAATAGGACTACACATCTGGAAG GTGGAGAAAAAACGATTTAATTTGCAGAAAACTGTTGCCAAACCACCCACCATTTCAACAGAATGCCATACGTATGACAGAGAAGTAAAGTTGCATTGTGACCTTACACCTGGCTACTATCTAGTAATCCCCAGTACATTCATGAAAGATGAAGAAGGAGAATTTCTACTGCGTGCATTTTCAACATCTAAAGTTTCACTGAG TGCAATGAAAACAGCTCATCCACTGACCAAGTTAGTGGGAAGTGCTGAAGGGGAGTGGgagatgatacatttcactgattCGTGGATCCAAGGAAAGAGTGCAGGTGGAAGCAGGAACTTTCAGACATACAGCACTAAtccacatttgccattctccatccTCTCCAATACTGGCACTGGAAACGTTAGGATAACACTGTGCCAGGAAAATTTTGATGGACAGTTTCTGCCAATAGGATTCCATGTTTATCAG GTCCACAACAGTAAAAATGTAAATCAAGCATCTTGTCAGCTTGTGGAGCCAGTGGTGACTTGTGTGCCTCATCGATACACACAGGAAGTGACCCAACTTTGCACTCTGATGGAAGGAAATTATGTGATCATTCCTTCCACATATCTGCCTGACAGTGAAGCACAATTCACAGTCACTGTAGAAATAAAAATAGACAG GAGGCCATTCCAATGTCAGGAAAACTTAGGACAAATGATCAATGAG GTCTCCTATACCTCAGTGATGCAGAGGTAG